From the genome of Geothrix sp. 21YS21S-4, one region includes:
- a CDS encoding adenosylcobalamin-dependent ribonucleoside-diphosphate reductase has translation MKIARHFTKAGQDPLEGIPFVPRTSRITKLDGTVVFEAKGVLVPETWSQVAVDILAQKYFRRKGIDAQNGGEKDARQVFHRLAGCWRHWGETHGYFDSADDAQAFYDELTYMLANQMCAPNSPQWFNTGLHFAYGISGPAQGHSYVDPATGEMRKSSSAYERPQPHACFIQSVADDLVNEGGIMDLWTREARIFKYGSGTGTNFSKVRGSEEPLSGGGRSSGLMSFLAVGDRAAGAIKSGGTTRRAAKMVCLDLDHPDIEAFIDWKVTEERKVAMMAAGSAVLRRQWDALCKAVEGSTVKDADPKTNEALRKALARAKREGAPAAFLTQCLGRLVEGDFERDLAGYDTSWDGEAYYTVGGMNSNNSVRVPDAFMRALEMDGDWDLKRRVDGRASKKLRAKDLWEKVNKAAWACADPGIQFDTTINDWHTCPEDGPIRASNPCSEYMFLDDTACNLASLNLCTFLTADGGFDLAGYRHGIRLWTVVLEISVLMAQFPSDSIAQLSYEFRTLGLGYANLGAMLMRMGIPYDSVEGTQWCAALTAILTGDAYAASAEMAHELGAFPGYAKNAAHMLRVIRNHRRAAYNAPASEYEQLSIRPQGLHGAGVPKRIVDAARESWDTALTYGEQWGFRNAQVTVLAPTGTIGLLMDCDTTGVEPDFALVKFKKLAGGGYFKLVNGAIPEALARLGYAPSQIQDIERYVVGWQQITDETPGITRSMLRGAGWAEEEIAAVEQKLPTAFDPSFALDAERLKKDFSADQVEAFLQALGGTMTVEGAPHLKDEHLPIFDCANRCGRLGRRYIAPVGHLKMMGAAQPFLSGAISKTINLPAEATVGEIGKIYEASWQLMLKAVALYRDGSKMSQAMATNLDLLDGADTLLDEDAAPADKAPVVAQALTQQLVRTYRRRMPNRRGGYTQAATVGGTKLYLRTGEYEDGSLGEIFLDIHKEGAAFRAVLNCFAIAVSMGLQHGVPLEEFCDAFLFTRFEPGGMVMGSDSIKMSTSIIDFVFRELAISYLGRYDLAHVEADQIVNAATGLRPGTQAPGLAGALPVLPTGTPLPFPEAENTPQPALQPVAVGATKTATAASAARAAREKGYTGDPCPECGHLTLVRNGACMKCQTCGATTGCS, from the coding sequence ATGAAGATCGCCCGCCACTTCACGAAGGCAGGTCAGGATCCGCTGGAGGGGATTCCCTTCGTCCCGCGGACCAGCCGCATCACCAAGCTCGACGGCACGGTGGTCTTCGAAGCCAAGGGCGTCCTGGTCCCCGAGACCTGGTCCCAGGTGGCGGTGGACATCCTGGCCCAGAAGTACTTCCGCCGGAAGGGCATCGACGCCCAGAACGGCGGGGAGAAGGACGCCCGGCAGGTCTTCCACCGGCTGGCGGGCTGCTGGCGGCACTGGGGCGAGACCCACGGCTACTTCGATTCCGCCGACGACGCCCAGGCCTTCTACGACGAGCTGACCTACATGCTCGCCAACCAGATGTGCGCGCCCAATTCGCCCCAGTGGTTCAACACGGGCCTGCACTTCGCCTACGGGATCTCCGGGCCGGCCCAGGGCCACAGCTACGTGGATCCCGCCACCGGGGAGATGCGGAAGTCCAGCTCCGCCTATGAGCGCCCCCAGCCGCACGCCTGCTTCATCCAGAGCGTGGCCGACGACCTCGTGAACGAGGGCGGGATCATGGACCTGTGGACGCGCGAAGCGCGCATCTTCAAGTACGGATCCGGCACCGGCACCAATTTCTCGAAGGTGCGCGGCTCGGAAGAACCCCTCTCCGGCGGAGGCCGCAGCTCGGGCCTCATGAGCTTCCTCGCGGTGGGCGACCGCGCCGCCGGCGCCATCAAGAGCGGCGGCACCACGCGCCGCGCGGCCAAGATGGTCTGCCTCGACCTGGACCATCCCGACATCGAGGCCTTCATCGACTGGAAGGTCACCGAGGAGCGCAAGGTCGCCATGATGGCCGCCGGCAGTGCGGTCCTCCGCCGCCAGTGGGACGCCCTGTGCAAGGCCGTGGAGGGCTCCACCGTCAAGGACGCGGATCCCAAGACCAACGAGGCCCTCCGCAAGGCCCTGGCCCGCGCCAAGCGCGAAGGGGCGCCCGCGGCCTTCCTCACGCAGTGCCTGGGCCGCCTCGTGGAAGGCGACTTCGAGCGCGACCTGGCGGGCTACGACACCTCCTGGGACGGCGAGGCCTACTACACCGTGGGCGGGATGAACTCCAACAACTCCGTGCGCGTCCCCGACGCCTTCATGCGCGCCCTGGAAATGGACGGCGACTGGGATCTGAAGCGCCGCGTGGACGGCCGGGCCTCGAAGAAGCTCCGCGCCAAGGACCTGTGGGAGAAGGTGAACAAAGCGGCCTGGGCCTGCGCCGATCCCGGCATCCAATTCGACACCACCATCAACGACTGGCACACCTGCCCCGAGGACGGGCCCATCCGCGCGAGCAACCCCTGCTCCGAGTACATGTTCCTGGACGACACCGCCTGCAACCTGGCGTCCCTGAACCTGTGCACCTTCCTCACCGCCGACGGCGGCTTCGACCTGGCGGGCTACCGCCACGGAATCCGCCTCTGGACCGTGGTGCTGGAGATCAGCGTCCTGATGGCCCAGTTCCCCAGCGATTCCATCGCGCAGCTCAGCTACGAGTTCCGCACCCTGGGCCTGGGCTACGCCAACCTGGGCGCCATGCTGATGCGCATGGGCATCCCCTACGACAGCGTGGAGGGAACCCAGTGGTGCGCGGCCCTCACCGCGATCCTCACCGGCGACGCCTACGCCGCCAGCGCCGAGATGGCCCACGAACTGGGCGCCTTCCCCGGCTACGCGAAGAACGCCGCCCACATGCTCCGGGTCATCCGCAACCACCGCCGCGCCGCCTACAACGCGCCGGCGTCGGAGTACGAACAGCTCTCCATCCGGCCCCAGGGGCTGCACGGCGCGGGCGTCCCCAAGCGCATCGTGGACGCGGCCCGCGAGAGCTGGGACACCGCCCTCACCTACGGCGAGCAGTGGGGCTTCCGCAACGCCCAGGTGACGGTGCTGGCGCCCACGGGCACCATCGGCCTCCTGATGGACTGCGACACCACCGGCGTCGAGCCCGATTTCGCGCTGGTGAAGTTCAAGAAGCTGGCGGGCGGCGGCTACTTCAAACTGGTGAACGGCGCCATTCCCGAGGCACTGGCCCGCCTGGGCTACGCCCCCTCCCAGATCCAGGACATCGAGCGCTACGTGGTGGGCTGGCAGCAGATCACGGACGAGACGCCCGGAATCACCCGCAGCATGCTACGCGGCGCCGGCTGGGCCGAGGAGGAGATCGCGGCCGTCGAGCAGAAGCTCCCCACCGCCTTCGATCCCTCCTTCGCCCTCGACGCCGAGCGGCTGAAGAAGGACTTCAGCGCCGACCAGGTGGAGGCCTTCCTCCAGGCCCTGGGCGGCACCATGACGGTGGAGGGCGCACCCCACCTCAAGGACGAGCACCTGCCCATCTTCGATTGCGCCAACCGCTGCGGCCGCCTCGGCAGGCGCTACATCGCCCCCGTGGGCCACCTGAAGATGATGGGCGCCGCCCAGCCCTTCCTCAGCGGCGCCATCAGCAAGACCATCAACCTCCCCGCCGAAGCCACCGTCGGCGAGATCGGGAAGATCTACGAAGCCAGCTGGCAGCTCATGCTGAAGGCCGTCGCCCTCTACCGCGACGGCTCCAAGATGAGCCAGGCCATGGCCACCAACCTGGACCTGCTGGACGGCGCCGACACCCTGCTGGACGAGGATGCCGCGCCGGCGGACAAGGCGCCGGTGGTGGCCCAGGCCCTCACTCAGCAGCTGGTGCGCACCTACCGCCGGCGGATGCCCAACCGCCGCGGGGGCTACACCCAGGCGGCCACCGTGGGCGGCACCAAGCTCTACCTCCGCACCGGCGAATACGAGGACGGCAGCCTCGGCGAGATCTTCCTCGACATCCACAAGGAGGGCGCCGCCTTCCGCGCCGTGCTCAACTGCTTCGCCATCGCCGTCAGCATGGGCCTCCAGCACGGCGTGCCCCTGGAGGAGTTCTGCGACGCCTTCCTCTTCACCCGGTTCGAGCCGGGCGGGATGGTCATGGGCAGCGACTCCATCAAGATGAGCACCAGCATCATCGACTTCGTGTTCCGCGAACTGGCCATCAGCTACCTCGGGCGCTACGACCTGGCCCACGTCGAAGCCGACCAGATCGTGAACGCCGCCACCGGCCTCCGTCCGGGCACCCAGGCTCCCGGCCTCGCAGGCGCCCTCCCCGTCCTCCCCACCGGCACACCTCTGCCCTTCCCCGAGGCGGAGAACACCCCGCAGCCCGCGCTCCAACCCGTCGCCGTCGGCGCCACCAAGACCGCCACCGCGGCCTCCGCCGCCCGGGCCGCCCGCGAAAAGGGCTACACCGGCGACCCCTGCCCCGAATGCGGCCACCTCACCCTCGTCCGCAACGGCGCCTGCATGAAGTGCCAGACCTGCGGCGCGACCACGGGGTGCAGCTAG
- a CDS encoding TIGR02757 family protein — translation MRISTPTLKAHLDGLCARYDIPAALEKDPLSVPLGYDSPLDREVAAFVAAHLAYGRVDPMIRAVRAALAPLGAHPAAWLREHGADEVRRELEDALAAWVWRFHTGADLAAWLLAWRTLDAESGAGLEPHLLTRGGENPDAALSRLIQRLRAELPPSYGVRFSLPDPLQGAACKRWRMFLRWMARPAWPDLGLWTRLPIEGLVIPLDTHVARVSRFIGLTARATPDGRMAREITDALRRLDPADPLRYDFALSHLGILGDCPGVRQRSTCGGCPLYAVCRAGA, via the coding sequence ATGAGGATTTCCACTCCCACCCTCAAGGCCCATCTCGATGGCCTCTGCGCCCGCTACGACATCCCCGCGGCGCTGGAGAAGGACCCCCTTTCCGTCCCCCTGGGCTACGACTCGCCCCTCGATCGCGAAGTCGCGGCCTTCGTGGCCGCCCACCTGGCCTACGGCCGCGTGGATCCCATGATCCGCGCCGTCCGGGCGGCCCTCGCGCCCCTCGGGGCCCATCCCGCCGCCTGGCTGCGGGAACACGGAGCCGACGAAGTCCGCCGGGAACTGGAAGACGCCCTGGCCGCCTGGGTCTGGCGCTTCCATACGGGCGCGGATCTCGCGGCCTGGCTCCTCGCCTGGCGCACCCTCGACGCGGAGAGCGGCGCCGGACTCGAGCCCCACCTCCTTACTCGGGGCGGCGAGAATCCGGACGCGGCCCTTTCCCGCCTGATCCAGCGCCTGCGCGCCGAGCTTCCCCCTTCCTACGGCGTGCGGTTCTCCCTTCCCGATCCCCTGCAAGGCGCCGCCTGCAAGCGCTGGCGGATGTTCCTGCGCTGGATGGCCCGGCCCGCCTGGCCCGACCTCGGCCTGTGGACGCGGCTTCCCATCGAGGGGCTGGTCATTCCCCTGGACACCCACGTGGCGCGGGTTTCCCGGTTCATCGGGCTCACCGCACGAGCCACGCCGGATGGCCGGATGGCCCGCGAGATCACCGACGCCCTCCGCCGCCTCGACCCCGCCGATCCTCTCCGTTACGACTTCGCCCTCAGCCACCTGGGCATCCTCGGGGACTGCCCCGGCGTCCGGCAGCGCAGCACCTGCGGAGGATGTCCGCTCTATGCCGTGTGCCGGGCGGGAGCCTGA
- a CDS encoding DUF481 domain-containing protein: MPSVRAPFLLIPLLLPSLRAQDAAPKRPWSDKAALSYVAASGNASSQTLGFSNEFKYTWDAAAFAFNAGGVRVRTTTVERSASGATLADTTVLETDTTQTSTETYYANLRYDHTLTPRLQWFGSTGWERNIPAGLEARYTGLVGLGYWWIKHDRTTFFTDAGLGYTKETPVFLPPGTDDRFATFRLGAKVERKLFATSGFTSELNVSDSLQDSQNYLAVWRNAFTTTLSSRLALKVGYDVTYRNKPASVGVDVVQTPVATPPVILGQAPFQLKKTDTVFTTSLVITL, encoded by the coding sequence ATGCCGTCCGTCCGGGCTCCGTTCCTGCTGATTCCTCTGCTCCTTCCGTCCCTCCGGGCCCAGGACGCCGCGCCCAAGCGGCCCTGGTCGGACAAGGCGGCCCTCAGCTACGTGGCCGCCAGCGGCAACGCCTCCAGCCAGACCCTGGGCTTCTCCAACGAGTTCAAGTACACCTGGGACGCGGCGGCCTTCGCCTTCAACGCGGGCGGCGTGCGGGTGAGGACCACCACCGTCGAGCGGTCGGCCTCCGGCGCCACCCTCGCGGACACCACGGTGCTGGAGACGGACACCACCCAGACCAGCACCGAGACCTACTACGCCAACCTCCGGTACGACCACACCCTGACGCCGAGGCTGCAGTGGTTCGGGTCCACGGGCTGGGAGCGGAACATCCCCGCGGGCCTGGAAGCGCGCTACACCGGCCTCGTGGGGCTCGGCTACTGGTGGATCAAGCACGACCGGACCACCTTCTTCACGGACGCGGGCCTGGGGTACACGAAGGAGACGCCGGTCTTCCTGCCGCCGGGGACGGACGACCGCTTCGCCACGTTCCGCCTCGGGGCCAAGGTCGAGCGGAAACTGTTCGCCACGTCGGGCTTCACGTCCGAATTGAATGTCTCCGACAGCTTGCAGGACAGCCAGAACTACCTGGCGGTCTGGCGGAACGCCTTCACCACCACCCTGTCGAGCCGGCTGGCCCTGAAGGTCGGCTACGACGTGACCTACCGGAACAAGCCCGCTTCGGTGGGGGTGGATGTCGTCCAGACCCCCGTCGCCACGCCGCCCGTGATCCTCGGCCAGGCGCCCTTCCAGTTGAAGAAGACGGACACGGTCTTCACCACCTCGCTGGTGATCACGCTGTGA
- the hemG gene encoding protoporphyrinogen oxidase: MSTLILGGGVTGLAAAWHLHRKGESVEVWEADGAVGGWMKTLPWEGGHFETGPQGVLWQKGTAVDRLFSAIDLPFRSPGTGARWVGKGGRLISVPASPVGLMTSPLMPLGAKLRMMLEPFQPVRPAEPEEGLSAFVARRLGKGVATELLPAMVAGVLAAPPEILSVDAIPKLRQWESTGSLVNGIRKGGVSHMVVPEGGMGQLPLRLAERLPAVRTGLRAERLEALPGGRWRATGGGEVREADRVVLALPAFEAAALLGSVAPQSADALASIPYTSVDLWHSRHAPLPALKDSFGFLIHPPEGRGYLGSLVPSWMDPQSAPEGVMQLRSFIGGAFGKPADLETWEGVFARLKHWIPVLGDPSATRHERAERAIPRPELGHRARVKAALEGLPAGVDWLSNARFGPGVRDILEGLEVWIG, translated from the coding sequence ATGAGCACTCTGATTCTCGGCGGCGGCGTGACGGGCCTGGCGGCCGCCTGGCATCTGCACCGGAAGGGCGAGTCCGTGGAGGTGTGGGAGGCGGATGGCGCCGTGGGCGGCTGGATGAAGACGCTTCCCTGGGAGGGCGGCCATTTCGAGACCGGCCCCCAGGGCGTGCTGTGGCAGAAGGGCACGGCCGTGGACCGGCTGTTCAGCGCCATCGACCTGCCTTTCCGGTCGCCGGGCACCGGCGCGCGCTGGGTCGGGAAGGGCGGGCGGCTGATCTCGGTCCCCGCTTCGCCGGTGGGCCTGATGACCTCGCCCCTGATGCCCCTGGGCGCCAAGCTGCGGATGATGCTGGAACCCTTCCAGCCGGTGCGTCCCGCGGAGCCGGAGGAGGGCCTCAGCGCCTTCGTGGCCCGGCGGCTGGGGAAGGGCGTGGCCACCGAGCTGCTGCCCGCCATGGTGGCCGGAGTCCTCGCCGCCCCCCCCGAGATCCTGTCCGTGGACGCCATCCCCAAGCTGCGCCAGTGGGAGTCCACCGGCAGCCTGGTGAACGGGATCCGCAAGGGCGGCGTGAGCCACATGGTCGTCCCCGAAGGCGGGATGGGCCAGTTGCCCCTGCGGCTCGCGGAGCGGCTTCCTGCCGTGCGGACCGGCCTGCGCGCGGAGCGCCTCGAGGCCCTGCCGGGCGGCCGCTGGCGCGCGACCGGCGGGGGCGAAGTCCGCGAGGCGGATCGCGTGGTCCTGGCGCTGCCCGCCTTCGAGGCGGCGGCTCTGCTCGGTTCCGTGGCGCCCCAGAGCGCCGACGCCCTGGCCTCGATCCCCTACACCTCCGTGGACCTCTGGCACAGCCGCCACGCGCCGCTGCCGGCGCTGAAGGACAGTTTCGGCTTCCTCATCCACCCGCCCGAGGGCCGCGGCTACTTGGGTTCGCTGGTGCCTTCGTGGATGGATCCCCAGAGCGCGCCGGAGGGCGTCATGCAGCTGCGGAGTTTCATCGGCGGCGCCTTCGGGAAGCCCGCGGACCTGGAGACCTGGGAGGGCGTCTTCGCCAGGCTGAAGCACTGGATCCCCGTCCTTGGCGATCCCTCCGCCACTCGCCACGAGCGGGCCGAGCGGGCCATTCCCCGTCCCGAACTGGGCCATCGCGCCCGGGTGAAGGCGGCGCTGGAAGGCCTGCCTGCCGGCGTGGACTGGCTGAGCAACGCCCGGTTCGGTCCCGGCGTGCGCGACATCCTCGAGGGGCTGGAGGTCTGGATCGGCTGA
- the hemH gene encoding ferrochelatase, with protein sequence MRDAAILLLNLGGPVNLGQVEPFLGELFGDRELIRLPGPAWLQPPFARLIARLRAPGARGRYAEIGGGSPLLRESAYQAAALRSALRAAGRQEAVKLCFRYAGPRAAGLLKALKGDGIRKLVPVTLYPHDCRATTGSSLRELAVEATRAGMELLPGVNHYATDPDYLDALERPLRAALAELPGATVIFSAHSLPVRQIEAGDPYEREIRATREALIARIGEIPGGYIQAYQSRTGPVRWLEPPLKGVLESMGGRDVIVVPMSFVSEHIETLHELDIEYRHVADQAGIRTYRRIPAPGTDPAYIRCLTRRVLEILP encoded by the coding sequence ATGCGAGACGCGGCGATCCTGCTCCTCAACCTGGGCGGTCCGGTGAACCTGGGCCAGGTGGAGCCCTTTCTGGGGGAGCTGTTCGGCGACCGGGAGTTGATCCGCCTTCCCGGGCCCGCGTGGCTCCAGCCCCCCTTCGCCCGGCTGATCGCCCGGTTGCGGGCTCCCGGCGCGCGCGGGCGCTACGCGGAGATCGGGGGCGGCTCGCCCCTGCTGCGGGAGAGCGCCTACCAGGCCGCGGCGCTGCGGAGCGCCCTCCGGGCCGCCGGCCGCCAGGAGGCCGTGAAGCTCTGCTTCCGCTACGCCGGGCCCCGGGCCGCGGGTCTCCTGAAGGCCCTCAAGGGGGACGGCATCCGCAAGCTCGTGCCGGTGACCCTCTACCCCCACGACTGCCGCGCCACCACCGGCTCCAGCCTGCGGGAACTGGCTGTGGAAGCCACGCGCGCGGGGATGGAACTGCTCCCCGGCGTGAATCACTACGCCACCGATCCCGACTATCTGGATGCCCTGGAGCGCCCGCTGCGGGCGGCCCTGGCCGAGCTTCCCGGCGCCACGGTGATCTTCAGCGCCCACAGCCTGCCCGTGCGGCAGATCGAGGCCGGCGATCCCTACGAGCGCGAGATCCGCGCCACCCGCGAAGCCCTGATCGCCCGCATCGGCGAGATTCCCGGCGGCTACATCCAGGCCTACCAGAGCCGCACGGGCCCCGTCCGCTGGCTGGAGCCGCCGCTGAAGGGCGTGCTGGAATCCATGGGCGGGCGGGACGTGATCGTGGTGCCCATGAGCTTCGTCAGCGAGCACATCGAGACCCTGCACGAGCTCGACATCGAATACCGCCACGTGGCGGACCAGGCGGGAATCCGCACCTACCGCCGCATTCCCGCGCCCGGCACCGACCCGGCCTACATCCGCTGCCTCACGCGGCGCGTCCTGGAGATCCTCCCATGA